From the genome of Pseudomonadota bacterium, one region includes:
- a CDS encoding adenylosuccinate synthase — translation MGNLSVVGAQWGDEGKGKIVDLLTPGADIVVRFAGGSNAGHTLVVDGKRIVVHLLPSGVVHRGKVCVLGDGVVVDPAGLLQELSDLDASGLRPEPAGLRLSARAHLVLPYHRELDRRREGVAETLGTTQRGIGPAYEDKMARRGLRVCDLRAPERLRARLAVAVDHVNGQLALLGGPRFTVDELLPQVLEHARQLEPYIEDTGAFLQRAVADGRKILFEGAQGVLLDIDHGTYPFVTSSTTLAGGAIAGAGVAARDLGAVVGVAKAYITRVGKGPFPTELHGDDGARLRKEGGEFGSTTGRPRRCGWLDLPQLRYAARVGGLDWLALTKADVLAGIEQIKVCVAYRWQGKQIETPPVDAEDLADCEPILEDLLPFTGSLREVRDYDALPAGLRALVALIEREVGVRIGLLSLGPQRDQTILRHGFESVK, via the coding sequence ATGGGTAATTTGTCCGTGGTGGGCGCGCAGTGGGGGGACGAGGGCAAGGGCAAGATCGTTGATCTGCTGACGCCGGGCGCCGATATCGTCGTGCGCTTCGCCGGAGGCAGCAATGCCGGCCACACCCTGGTCGTCGACGGCAAGCGCATTGTCGTCCATCTGTTGCCCAGCGGGGTCGTGCACCGCGGCAAGGTCTGTGTGCTCGGCGACGGGGTCGTCGTCGATCCCGCGGGGCTCCTGCAGGAGCTGAGCGACCTCGATGCGAGCGGCCTTCGGCCCGAACCGGCCGGGCTGCGGCTCAGCGCGCGGGCGCATCTCGTGCTCCCTTATCACCGCGAGCTCGATCGGCGCCGCGAGGGTGTGGCCGAGACGCTGGGAACGACGCAGCGCGGGATCGGACCCGCGTATGAAGATAAGATGGCGCGGCGCGGCCTGCGGGTTTGTGACCTGCGTGCGCCGGAGCGCCTGCGTGCCCGTCTGGCGGTGGCGGTCGACCACGTCAACGGGCAGCTCGCCCTGCTCGGCGGCCCCCGCTTCACGGTCGACGAGTTGCTGCCGCAGGTCCTCGAGCATGCGCGCCAGCTCGAGCCCTATATCGAGGACACCGGGGCGTTCTTGCAGCGCGCCGTCGCTGACGGGCGGAAGATCCTCTTCGAAGGCGCCCAGGGTGTGCTGTTGGACATCGATCACGGCACCTATCCCTTCGTCACCTCGAGCACGACGCTGGCTGGGGGAGCCATCGCCGGGGCGGGCGTGGCGGCGCGCGACCTTGGGGCGGTGGTTGGCGTTGCCAAGGCCTATATCACCCGCGTGGGCAAGGGCCCCTTTCCTACCGAGCTGCACGGCGACGACGGGGCGCGCCTGCGCAAGGAGGGGGGAGAGTTCGGTTCGACGACGGGGCGGCCGCGGCGCTGCGGCTGGCTCGATTTGCCCCAGCTGCGCTATGCCGCGCGGGTCGGCGGGCTCGACTGGCTCGCGCTGACCAAGGCTGATGTCTTGGCGGGAATCGAGCAGATAAAGGTCTGTGTCGCCTACCGCTGGCAGGGCAAGCAAATCGAGACCCCGCCGGTCGACGCCGAGGACTTGGCCGACTGCGAGCCGATCCTCGAGGATTTGCTGCCCTTTACTGGCTCCCTTCGCGAGGTGCGCGACTATGACGCGCTTCCGGCTGGACTGCGCGCGCTGGTTGCGTTGATCGAGCGTGAGGTTGGGGTGCGCATCGGGTTGCTTTCGCTGGGACCGCAGCGCGATCAGACGATCCTGCGGCACGGCTTCGAGTCCGTGAAGTGA
- a CDS encoding methyltransferase — MTSTAPDASQAGLTDDAILRGRLRLLQPARGYRFNLDALLLAHFAAAVVPQPPTLVIDLGAGCGVVGLLLARRWVRSRSRLVERQPALARLAAKNAARNGLAGRVRVLLGDLRDSGQWRPRATAARVLAVCNPPFFRLNSGRFSPDPMVAGAKHELTCTLAELLQASADGLRPGDTLALIHLATRQDELLRALPEHRLQPLRSRIVLPAPGRSATRVLVLARRRADSSADERRASTHAGPRRIEDPPLVVHCAPGVYSAELRQLLGDEHTVPLGPRRARRL, encoded by the coding sequence TTGACCTCGACAGCGCCTGACGCCTCGCAGGCTGGGCTCACCGACGACGCGATTTTGCGCGGCAGGCTGCGCCTGCTCCAGCCGGCGCGCGGCTATCGCTTCAACCTCGATGCGTTGCTGCTGGCGCATTTCGCCGCGGCTGTCGTGCCCCAGCCGCCGACGCTGGTGATCGACCTCGGCGCCGGCTGCGGGGTCGTCGGACTGCTCCTGGCGCGGCGCTGGGTGCGGTCGCGCTCGCGGCTGGTGGAGCGCCAGCCCGCGCTGGCGCGCCTGGCGGCGAAGAATGCCGCGCGCAACGGTCTCGCGGGTCGCGTGCGCGTGCTATTGGGTGACCTGCGCGACAGCGGGCAGTGGCGGCCGCGGGCCACGGCAGCGCGCGTGCTCGCGGTCTGCAACCCGCCGTTCTTTCGGCTCAACAGCGGGCGGTTCAGCCCAGACCCAATGGTGGCGGGGGCGAAGCACGAGCTGACCTGCACCTTGGCCGAGCTGCTGCAGGCGAGCGCGGACGGTTTGCGGCCGGGCGATACGCTGGCCCTGATCCACCTGGCGACGCGCCAGGACGAACTCCTGCGCGCGTTGCCCGAGCATCGGCTGCAGCCGCTGCGCTCGCGGATCGTGCTGCCCGCGCCCGGGCGGTCGGCGACGCGTGTGCTGGTCTTGGCGCGCCGCCGGGCCGATTCCAGTGCGGACGAACGCCGCGCGAGCACCCACGCGGGGCCGAGGCGAATCGAGGATCCACCGCTGGTCGTGCATTGCGCGCCGGGAGTATACTCCGCCGAATTGCGGCAGCTACTGGGTGACGAGCACACGGTCCCGCTGGGACCGCGGAGGGCGAGGAGACTGTGA
- a CDS encoding threonylcarbamoyl-AMP synthase → MHDDRAAEVCAADATTIARAARYLRDESAVVGFPTETCYGFAVALDATALARLARVKGRAADHALPLIVADHAMLAQLVARLPPLAERLIARYWPGALTLVLPAVSGLPAAVVGPGGGVGVRMSADPVAQQLVRALGAPLTATSANRSGARPAQSAAEAALPGVALVLDDGHRGELPTTLIELLDTPRILRQGRCVVDLDSA, encoded by the coding sequence ATGCACGACGATCGGGCGGCCGAGGTATGCGCGGCCGACGCGACGACCATTGCGCGGGCCGCGCGCTATCTGCGTGACGAGAGCGCGGTGGTGGGCTTTCCCACGGAGACCTGCTACGGCTTCGCGGTGGCGCTCGACGCTACGGCCCTGGCGCGCCTCGCGCGCGTCAAGGGGCGCGCTGCCGACCACGCGCTGCCGCTGATTGTGGCTGATCACGCGATGCTCGCGCAGCTCGTCGCGCGGCTGCCGCCGCTGGCCGAGCGGCTCATCGCGCGTTACTGGCCGGGCGCCTTGACGCTGGTGCTCCCGGCGGTCTCCGGTCTCCCGGCCGCGGTCGTTGGCCCCGGCGGCGGCGTCGGTGTGCGGATGAGCGCCGACCCCGTGGCGCAGCAACTCGTGCGCGCGCTGGGCGCGCCGCTGACTGCGACGAGCGCCAATCGCTCGGGTGCAAGGCCGGCGCAGTCCGCCGCAGAGGCCGCTCTTCCCGGGGTGGCGCTGGTGCTCGATGACGGGCACCGTGGTGAGCTGCCGACGACGCTGATCGAGCTGCTCGACACGCCAAGGATATTGCGGCAGGGACGTTGTGTCGTTGACCTCGACAGCGCCTGA
- the purD gene encoding phosphoribosylamine--glycine ligase: MKVLVVGGGGREHALCWRLARSPLLTRLYCAPGNPGSERCATNVPIAADDLTGLADFAARESIDLTVVGPEVPLCAGLQAVFASRGLLVFGPSPAAAQLEGSKIFAKQVMERCGLRTAPFAVCEQLAEARAYITAHPEARVVKADGLAAGKGVVVAADADQACRAAEGFLERAVLGSAGRRILIEERLRGEEVSVLALCDGERILALPSCQDHKAVLDGDEGPNTGGMGAYSPAPVLGPELQRRVEQEILLPVVRGMAAQGNPYRGVLYAGLMIVEGEPYVLEFNCRFGDPETQSLMLRCSDDLLPYLHGAARGELPPAPMQWDARAALCVVLTAEGYPGAYAKGQPIADLEPAEALSDVVVFHAGTARDAQGRLVTAGGRVLGVTALGEDVAAAQQRAYAAVNAIDGKGLHYRRDIGHRALGRR; this comes from the coding sequence GCTGCTGACGCGGCTCTATTGCGCGCCGGGCAATCCCGGCAGCGAGCGCTGCGCGACGAACGTTCCGATTGCTGCCGATGACCTGACAGGGCTCGCTGATTTCGCTGCGCGTGAGTCGATCGATCTGACGGTCGTTGGGCCGGAGGTGCCGCTCTGCGCCGGTCTTCAGGCGGTCTTCGCGTCGCGTGGACTGCTCGTCTTCGGGCCAAGTCCGGCTGCGGCTCAATTGGAGGGATCGAAGATCTTTGCCAAGCAGGTGATGGAGCGCTGCGGTCTGCGCACGGCGCCCTTTGCCGTCTGTGAGCAGCTCGCCGAGGCGCGGGCGTACATCACCGCGCATCCGGAGGCACGGGTGGTCAAAGCCGACGGATTGGCCGCCGGTAAGGGCGTCGTCGTGGCGGCGGACGCGGATCAGGCCTGCCGGGCGGCGGAGGGCTTTCTCGAGCGCGCGGTGCTCGGATCGGCCGGTCGACGCATCTTGATTGAAGAGCGCTTGCGGGGCGAGGAGGTCTCGGTGCTGGCGCTCTGCGATGGCGAGCGCATCTTGGCGCTGCCGAGCTGCCAGGATCACAAGGCCGTGCTCGACGGCGACGAGGGGCCGAACACCGGCGGCATGGGCGCCTACTCGCCGGCGCCAGTGCTGGGGCCTGAGCTGCAGCGGCGCGTTGAGCAGGAGATATTGCTGCCGGTGGTGCGCGGTATGGCTGCGCAGGGCAACCCCTATCGCGGGGTGCTCTATGCCGGGTTGATGATCGTGGAAGGCGAGCCCTATGTGCTCGAGTTCAACTGCCGCTTCGGCGATCCCGAGACGCAGTCGCTGATGCTGCGTTGCAGTGATGACCTCCTGCCCTACCTCCATGGCGCGGCACGCGGTGAGCTGCCGCCGGCTCCGATGCAGTGGGATGCTCGCGCGGCGCTTTGTGTCGTGCTGACGGCAGAGGGCTATCCGGGCGCCTACGCCAAGGGCCAGCCGATCGCCGACCTCGAGCCGGCCGAGGCGCTCAGCGACGTGGTGGTCTTCCACGCCGGGACGGCGCGGGATGCGCAGGGCAGGTTGGTCACCGCCGGCGGTCGCGTGCTGGGCGTGACGGCGCTCGGCGAGGATGTGGCGGCCGCGCAGCAGCGCGCCTACGCCGCGGTGAACGCGATCGACGGCAAGGGCCTGCACTACAGGCGCGACATAGGTCATCGCGCCTTGGGCCGGCGCTGA